The Pseudomonas allokribbensis genome has a window encoding:
- a CDS encoding RrF2 family transcriptional regulator, giving the protein MSLYSAGVEYGIHCLAFLVGSGGDSREASVRDLADLQGVPLDYLAKIFTKLAKGKLVVATGGVRGGFTLARPADEITLLDIVNAIDGPKNIFECRDIRGRCALFDGSPPEWALDGTCSIHGAMMVAQKRMEEALAQQTILDIARKVGRKAPAEFNSQVENWIQDRRDKKTGGSGIPLTDITD; this is encoded by the coding sequence ATGTCGCTTTACAGTGCGGGCGTCGAGTACGGCATCCATTGCCTGGCGTTTCTGGTGGGCAGCGGCGGTGACAGTCGCGAAGCGAGCGTGCGCGACCTGGCGGACTTGCAAGGGGTGCCGCTGGATTACCTGGCGAAGATCTTCACCAAACTGGCCAAGGGCAAACTGGTGGTGGCGACCGGCGGCGTACGCGGCGGCTTTACGTTGGCGCGCCCGGCGGATGAGATCACCCTGCTCGATATCGTCAACGCCATCGACGGCCCGAAGAACATTTTCGAATGCCGCGACATCCGTGGGCGCTGCGCGCTGTTCGACGGCTCGCCCCCGGAATGGGCCTTGGACGGAACGTGCTCGATTCATGGGGCGATGATGGTTGCGCAAAAGCGCATGGAAGAAGCCCTCGCCCAGCAGACCATTCTCGATATCGCCAGAAAGGTCGGGCGCAAGGCACCGGCGGAGTTCAACAGTCAGGTGGAAAACTGGATACAGGATCGTCGTGACAAGAAGACCGGCGGCTCGGGCATCCCGCTCACCGACATCACCGACTGA
- a CDS encoding DUF2188 domain-containing protein: MSMAILNRMHMNGYDVLSVNNGPWRVCTQGDRLASFASREEALAYAAALPGYKSRTHGRKTG; this comes from the coding sequence ATGAGCATGGCGATACTGAACAGAATGCACATGAACGGCTACGACGTACTCAGTGTGAACAACGGCCCGTGGCGGGTCTGCACGCAGGGTGATCGACTGGCGTCTTTCGCCAGCCGGGAGGAGGCACTGGCGTATGCCGCTGCACTTCCGGGTTACAAGAGCCGCACGCACGGCCGCAAGACAGGCTGA